In Glycine soja cultivar W05 chromosome 10, ASM419377v2, whole genome shotgun sequence, the genomic stretch CACTGGTTCCTGAAATTATAGCAATGACAAAAGTTGAGTAAAACACATCAAGTTTTTATTGCTAACCAATCAACATCCTTGTGGGCAGAACTGAATGATTTTTCAGCCTATAGCATCGAGACAAAATCCAATTAACTATATCTCAGGAGTCAAGGGATACTAACTTAGCTAATCATCAAGTTGAGAATATTGGTGGTAGGCTTTTAACAAAGTAACAAGGTTTCATTAATTCAAGTTAGCAAcaaaaagccttttttttttgttcttttttggaTAAAAGCAGATTAAGATCACTAAAATGTCTACCCATGAACTGAGCAGGAACTCATTGCTTTCTCAATAAATTGCATTTCAGTTCTGTCATAAAATTTTCTCAAGCACAGGAGACAAGTTGATGGAGGCATCACATAAATTGCATATgaaatattacaaataattaacattacAACCAGTTCAAATGTGAGTAATtataggaagaagaaaaaagagcacaaaattgaGCACCCAAGAGCCTTTGCCCTCTAGTTGtggacatatatataaaaaaaacataagaactACATTTAACGATCATAAGTATTCATAAAAGATAAATGTAATTAATAGGGAATGTCAACAGGATTAACTAAATCTCTGATTCCAATTTATTTAGTTTCCCCAATATTCTCtgatatactttctgttttatttcatcaattgaCAGATGTTAATAGCGGTAATTAGTCATGAATTAGGCAAAGTTTCCTTGTATAACGTTAAAGATTATTATTTAATGGGATTCTCTCCATGATGTGAGGCATTCAGTCAATTTTGATAGGGAAAACTCAAACAAGCATTTTCACTGatgaacaaaacaaataaaaaataaaaaaattctaaaagttGTCATTCTGCAGGTGTCAAGACTCTGCATATTTTTCTACAGCAGCTTGTCTGTGTATGGTTGGCATATATTGTAGTATCCAGAATGCTAATGATCAAATTAGCAATGCTGATTTCAATTATCCAcccaaataaaatgatttttgcatCACATTCAGtagttatttgattaaaatcagAAAACAAGATACTTGTATCGCACTATAAGATGGAGCAACAATTGTCAATAACCTGACACCAAAGTGAagatattttaatcaaatttgattaCCACATGTAGCACTAGtacatagaaatatatttaactgATAATTGAATGACATATTTTCAGCAGATTGGTGTAAAAGTCGCTCAAAACTTCTCCACAGATATTTCCCACCAGCAGCTTTATCCGTTGATAACTTATTTGTGTATGAATCAGTGGTATTAGTTTTTTGACTGTGGACAATAATTAAGCTTAACCTGACTGTGAAGTTGGCAACAAAGTTCACATGACACAACTCTGGAGCAACATGCTATAATCATACCATATAGCCCCACCAGTCAAGCATCCCTACCTACTCCAAAGCCTAAAACAAATGTCTGTTTGGGATTAAGTTTCTTTAGAGGTTCTTGCATTCCAAGTGGAGAGCATCTAGTATTCTAGTCTCCCTAGTACAATGTAAGAACACTTTGAAACCCAAACATAGTTTGGCTATGTATGATGTCATGAGatacttctcattttttaagagTAATTAAGCATGTGCATCCCTCTTCCTCACAGCCATTAAAGTTAATACTTAACAATAACAGACGAACATGACTCCTATAGACACTTCCATCCATCCGTGCTTTAATTtaaagtgcatttttttttttatcttaacatataaaattttaagagcAGATACaccattcaccaaaaaaaagaagaacagATACACCTTCACTTGTTCATTTTAAAGACAAATTCACTTTAAAAAAGCTTCCTTCATTACATACATAAGTGGTAAGAGAGAAGAAGGCACATACCTTGAGAGCTTCTTTGACGATGGGGTCTTGTTCAGGATTAAAGAAAAAGGCTTTAACCCCATTCCTATTTCCATTCCTTTTCCCAGTGCCAAAGATGCTTCTGCTCATTCCTCCTCCAATTATGGTTGGCCCATGTGAAAATAACCTAAATTCTTGCTTCGATTTCAACcactgttaattaattaaatgaatcaGATACGTTATTGAAGGGAAAATGAAGAAGTGAGGTGGGAATGGAAGGATAACGGACCCGAGTAGATGGCAGTGGCAGCAGAGGAGAATTAACAAGGAGAGTCATAGCTATGCTTGCTTGGTAGCAACAGGGGGCAATTCTCTC encodes the following:
- the LOC114369429 gene encoding UPF0426 protein At1g28150, chloroplastic-like, whose product is MTLLVNSPLLPLPSTRWLKSKQEFRLFSHGPTIIGGGMSRSIFGTGKRNGNRNGVKAFFFNPEQDPIVKEALKEPVAFLGGMFAGILRLDLNEEPLKEWVTRTVEAAGISEEEANTEESTTEEAPQEIQIE